The Geobacter sp. AOG2 genome includes a window with the following:
- the extH gene encoding selenite/tellurite reduction operon rhodanese-like protein ExtH encodes MSEKMIKKSRVLITTLLGTLVVAALTIWGCGDSGTKGYTDVTAQQAASITTTKTANALIEPATLKQWMDEGKVNNSDAASLDKVVIITVSPSTNYTALHIPGAQLLNSSSELAITRLEAVATNTSEIPTGPLMDGMIQRFGVTKNTTLVFTVSKGQSLMNATRAYYTFRYWGFPKERLKVLNGGDDAWNDAATANSWDTAYALTTTVPTVTASTFSVRDLYAGSTSNFNVRYSIGEMLTLVDKINAGTLTTGTTGVSLIDARGGVNATTGVYIQNSIEDNYASYWTAAAGKTGVLNSVADQTAYLTAEGVTAAKSMNYVYCASGHRASVPYFVLDGMLNWPVTLYDGSWQQWSSYLSTATANKVAAAWQTDALTSGTTISRTYNGSGAALTPGTSVTLDAASNAMYTSVTDSRANQQLLEDKAYFTSGTTSSTTPTTGGGGTGSGC; translated from the coding sequence ATGTCGGAAAAAATGATTAAAAAAAGCAGAGTGCTCATTACCACGCTACTTGGGACCCTGGTGGTCGCCGCTCTTACCATATGGGGCTGCGGAGACTCCGGCACGAAGGGGTACACGGACGTAACGGCCCAGCAGGCGGCATCGATAACGACAACCAAGACAGCCAATGCGCTCATCGAGCCGGCCACCCTCAAACAGTGGATGGACGAAGGCAAGGTTAACAACAGCGACGCTGCCAGCCTGGACAAAGTCGTAATCATAACCGTAAGCCCCTCGACCAATTATACTGCGCTGCACATCCCTGGCGCTCAACTCCTCAACTCAAGCTCCGAGCTTGCCATAACCCGGCTGGAAGCGGTCGCCACCAACACCAGCGAGATACCGACCGGTCCTTTGATGGATGGCATGATCCAGCGCTTCGGCGTCACCAAAAACACCACCCTGGTGTTCACGGTGAGCAAAGGGCAGAGCCTGATGAACGCAACCAGAGCCTATTATACCTTCCGTTACTGGGGTTTCCCCAAGGAGCGCCTGAAGGTGCTGAATGGTGGAGACGATGCCTGGAACGATGCGGCAACCGCCAACTCCTGGGACACCGCATACGCTTTGACGACAACCGTACCGACCGTCACGGCCTCCACGTTCAGCGTACGTGACCTCTATGCCGGAAGCACCAGCAACTTCAACGTTCGTTATTCCATCGGCGAAATGCTGACGCTTGTGGACAAGATAAACGCCGGCACGCTTACGACCGGCACCACCGGCGTATCACTCATCGATGCCCGCGGTGGGGTTAACGCGACGACAGGTGTTTATATTCAAAACTCCATAGAAGACAATTACGCCAGCTATTGGACCGCTGCAGCAGGGAAAACAGGGGTACTGAACAGCGTCGCCGACCAGACCGCCTATCTTACCGCTGAAGGCGTGACCGCAGCCAAAAGCATGAATTACGTTTACTGCGCCTCAGGACACCGGGCGTCCGTCCCCTACTTTGTGCTTGACGGCATGCTCAATTGGCCGGTGACCCTTTATGACGGTTCCTGGCAGCAGTGGTCTTCCTATTTGTCCACCGCTACCGCAAACAAGGTTGCGGCAGCCTGGCAAACGGATGCGCTGACTTCGGGAACGACCATCAGCCGGACCTATAACGGCTCCGGCGCAGCCCTTACCCCCGGCACGTCCGTAACCCTGGATGCTGCTTCCAACGCCATGTACACCTCCGTCACCGACTCCCGCGCCAATCAGCAATTGCTTGAAGACAAGGCGTATTTCACCAGCGGGACCACCTCGTCGACAACGCCTACTACCGGCGGTGGCGGCACCGGCAGCGGTTGTTAG
- a CDS encoding rhodanese-like domain-containing protein: MTGNPVLPRILAVTAVALSLAAGTPAGAESAPQAKSLIPKICTNCHKAEANTLRGYFDSVAFKARTIQVKIDDSVELVRFDEDEIKVVTAAGKAMDGEALRQTKKGQEIKIEYTEANGVKTATRLIEKPPVAVSPGMLMATAEVERLVALGPKKGGYFLFDSRPLPRFREGSIPTAVSLPFVSFDKQAGELPANKNALIIFYCSGPTCNMSPGSAAKARKLGYTNLKVFRDGIPAWSEKNYTVLSSQSLKEAWLDTGTPHVLLDVRSPKEMGRGFISGAVAFPAARFASLVKELPPAKRKPPIIVYDGPGAGQAVKVARQLLKAGYGDVKVLQGGFSGWRAAGYAAANGTPAARAVYVAKPRPGEIDVAAFRKYAAELPPNVTIIDVRNADEVKKGMIAGAVNIPVEELRERASGLSKDKLLITQCSTGVRAEMAYHALKNLGFPSVGFLNATVTFGKDGSYTLSTP; the protein is encoded by the coding sequence ATGACCGGAAATCCAGTTCTCCCCCGCATCCTCGCCGTCACGGCTGTAGCCCTCAGCCTGGCGGCAGGGACGCCGGCAGGCGCAGAAAGTGCGCCCCAGGCAAAATCTCTCATTCCCAAGATTTGTACCAATTGCCACAAAGCGGAAGCCAACACCCTTCGGGGCTATTTTGATAGCGTCGCCTTCAAGGCCAGGACCATCCAGGTAAAGATCGACGATTCGGTGGAATTGGTCAGGTTCGACGAAGACGAGATCAAGGTGGTGACCGCCGCAGGCAAGGCAATGGATGGCGAGGCGCTGCGCCAGACGAAAAAAGGCCAGGAAATCAAGATCGAGTACACGGAAGCGAACGGGGTCAAGACGGCGACCCGGCTGATAGAAAAACCGCCCGTAGCCGTTTCTCCCGGGATGCTCATGGCCACGGCCGAGGTTGAAAGGCTTGTGGCCCTTGGCCCGAAAAAGGGCGGGTACTTCCTGTTCGACTCCCGGCCGCTGCCCCGCTTCCGGGAAGGCTCCATCCCCACCGCCGTCAGCCTCCCCTTCGTATCCTTCGACAAACAGGCGGGCGAATTGCCCGCGAACAAGAACGCCCTGATCATCTTTTACTGCTCAGGCCCGACCTGCAACATGAGTCCCGGGTCTGCCGCCAAGGCCCGTAAACTGGGCTACACAAACCTCAAGGTATTCAGGGACGGTATCCCGGCCTGGTCCGAAAAAAACTACACCGTCCTCTCGTCCCAATCCCTGAAAGAGGCCTGGCTGGACACGGGCACCCCCCATGTTCTTCTTGATGTCCGTTCTCCCAAAGAGATGGGCAGGGGCTTCATCAGCGGTGCGGTCGCCTTCCCGGCCGCCCGGTTCGCAAGCCTGGTCAAGGAACTGCCGCCTGCGAAAAGGAAACCGCCGATCATCGTCTATGACGGCCCGGGTGCCGGGCAGGCCGTGAAGGTGGCCCGGCAGTTGCTCAAGGCCGGTTACGGCGACGTGAAGGTCCTGCAGGGGGGCTTTTCGGGGTGGCGCGCCGCCGGATACGCCGCGGCAAACGGCACACCGGCCGCCAGAGCCGTCTATGTAGCCAAGCCCCGCCCCGGCGAGATTGATGTGGCGGCGTTCAGGAAATACGCGGCTGAACTTCCGCCAAACGTAACGATCATCGATGTCCGCAATGCCGACGAGGTGAAGAAAGGCATGATCGCGGGCGCCGTCAACATCCCGGTGGAAGAACTCAGGGAACGCGCCTCCGGGCTTTCGAAGGACAAGTTGCTTATTACCCAGTGTTCGACCGGCGTACGCGCCGAGATGGCCTATCATGCCTTGAAGAATCTGGGATTCCCCTCGGTCGGATTCCTGAATGCCACGGTCACGTTCGGCAAAGACGGCAGTTACACCCTGTCGACGCCGTAA
- the extI gene encoding selenite/tellurite reduction operon porin ExtI, with protein MSIISKISTATALILGFAGTALAGPQMTFGPNDEGLLQLDYKGQFQMVVRDTGTGADKSNTTTDFNFRRNRLALMGRYGDIMGLYVQTEFTENQNVTPLTVTDGDAGTDFSLLDAVARFDFNNAFNVYAGKFKYNLTRENLDACENPLTLDRSLFIRAPYVSTRDKGVAIWGNLFNDMFQYRADVMNGRSASGDVTPKSNFRYSFRGHVSLLDPENTYGYKGTYLGKKKVLTIGGAYQFEPDVAYSDAVNKTGSVDYKGWTTDLFFEYPLEGMGTVTFSGAYEDIDLGDAYKGANPDAGTIGITGQKNGWYVKAGYMLPTVPLQIFGRYEKWKFAALNLSSSGLTTDTIYDQRVDWFGVGANYYFRDQNLKLTFEYSNTDFDKTNASTKDYNTFITQLQVIF; from the coding sequence ATGTCTATAATCAGTAAAATCAGTACGGCGACTGCCCTGATATTAGGTTTTGCCGGCACGGCCCTTGCGGGCCCCCAAATGACCTTTGGGCCGAATGACGAGGGCCTGCTGCAATTGGATTACAAGGGACAATTCCAGATGGTGGTGCGTGACACCGGCACCGGAGCGGACAAGTCGAATACCACCACCGACTTCAACTTCAGGCGCAACCGCCTGGCGTTGATGGGGCGTTACGGCGACATCATGGGCCTCTATGTGCAGACGGAATTCACGGAGAACCAGAACGTCACGCCGCTGACCGTCACCGATGGCGATGCCGGCACCGATTTCTCGCTGCTCGATGCGGTGGCGCGTTTCGACTTCAACAATGCCTTCAACGTGTATGCCGGCAAGTTCAAATACAACCTGACCCGCGAGAATCTGGACGCCTGCGAGAACCCGCTGACCCTCGACCGCTCGCTCTTCATCCGCGCACCGTATGTCAGTACCCGCGACAAGGGGGTCGCCATCTGGGGCAACCTCTTTAACGACATGTTCCAGTACCGGGCCGATGTCATGAACGGCCGCAGCGCCAGCGGCGACGTCACGCCGAAATCCAATTTCCGCTATTCCTTCCGCGGCCACGTGTCGCTCCTCGACCCCGAAAACACCTACGGCTACAAAGGGACCTACCTGGGCAAGAAAAAGGTCCTCACCATCGGCGGGGCCTATCAGTTCGAACCGGATGTCGCCTATTCCGACGCGGTCAACAAGACCGGCTCGGTGGATTACAAAGGGTGGACGACCGACCTGTTCTTCGAATACCCGCTTGAGGGCATGGGAACGGTCACCTTTTCCGGGGCATACGAGGACATCGACCTGGGCGACGCCTACAAGGGAGCCAACCCCGATGCCGGCACCATCGGCATTACGGGACAGAAAAACGGCTGGTACGTCAAGGCCGGCTACATGCTTCCCACCGTGCCGCTCCAGATCTTCGGCCGCTATGAGAAGTGGAAGTTCGCCGCCCTCAACCTGAGCAGCAGCGGCCTCACCACGGACACCATCTACGACCAGCGGGTGGACTGGTTCGGGGTCGGCGCCAACTACTATTTCCGCGATCAGAACCTGAAGCTCACCTTCGAGTACAGCAACACCGATTTCGACAAGACCAACGCATCGACCAAGGACTACAACACCTTCATCACCCAGCTCCAGGTTATTTTCTAG
- the nrfD gene encoding NrfD/PsrC family molybdoenzyme membrane anchor subunit, whose amino-acid sequence MELTITGVNAVTTPHLHVWDWRVSLYLFLGGLSAGLAIMTSILHVRKGGALAEGDRAAISAPLYVPLILSVGMLFIFLDLERKLNVFWFYLTIQPLSPMSWGSWGLIVFYPVSIMYALATLPESKRHYLRFPVLVNLAERLGRFRLQLAAANFAMGIFIGVYTGVLLSSFVARPLWNSAILPVLFLTSAMSAGAAFMIMIAGKKKVKLFFTKVDIWLILAEMVILPLFFYGQYTSSGAHRESIMPFFTFSHGYFWYGLGMILLLVIFPVALVLKYLEVKEEHGEELSADALLKMNLSAIMVLVGGLIIRLSFVYAGQLSHLS is encoded by the coding sequence ATGGAACTGACCATAACAGGAGTAAACGCTGTCACCACGCCACACCTCCATGTCTGGGACTGGCGGGTGTCTCTCTACCTTTTCCTCGGAGGGCTTTCCGCGGGACTGGCCATCATGACCTCGATCCTGCATGTCCGAAAGGGAGGAGCACTGGCGGAAGGAGACCGGGCCGCCATCAGTGCGCCCCTCTACGTCCCCCTCATCCTCAGCGTCGGCATGCTCTTCATTTTTCTCGACCTGGAACGCAAACTTAACGTATTCTGGTTCTACCTGACCATTCAACCACTCTCCCCCATGTCCTGGGGTTCCTGGGGGTTGATCGTCTTCTATCCCGTCAGCATCATGTACGCCCTGGCCACGCTCCCGGAGTCGAAACGGCACTATCTCAGATTTCCGGTGCTGGTGAACCTCGCCGAACGGCTAGGCAGGTTCAGGTTGCAGCTTGCCGCTGCCAATTTTGCCATGGGAATCTTCATCGGCGTTTATACGGGAGTGCTGTTAAGCTCGTTCGTCGCCCGCCCGTTGTGGAACTCGGCGATCCTGCCGGTCCTCTTCCTGACCTCGGCCATGTCGGCCGGAGCGGCGTTCATGATCATGATCGCAGGGAAAAAGAAGGTGAAGCTGTTCTTCACCAAGGTGGATATCTGGCTGATACTGGCCGAAATGGTCATACTCCCGTTATTCTTCTACGGCCAGTACACCTCGTCAGGGGCGCACCGCGAATCCATAATGCCCTTTTTCACGTTTTCCCATGGTTACTTTTGGTACGGTCTGGGCATGATCCTGCTCTTGGTCATCTTTCCGGTGGCCCTGGTCCTCAAGTATCTTGAGGTGAAGGAGGAGCATGGAGAGGAATTGAGCGCCGACGCCCTGCTGAAGATGAATTTGAGCGCCATCATGGTGCTGGTGGGAGGGCTCATCATACGATTGTCCTTTGTCTATGCCGGCCAACTCAGCCACCTGTCGTAA
- a CDS encoding molybdopterin-dependent oxidoreductase: MAATLPDKFLLWAEEQGMLKATYVPTFCEICFWKCGVMAKVINGRVVKLEGNPRHPGARGKLCGRGNGGAGLLYDPDRLKTPLINTGARGEGKFKKASWDEALNLVAEKLTRIKQQYGPEAVALFTHGTPTDHFLPLLSAFGSPNVGMPSFAQCRGPRDVGLELTFGESIGSPERLDMVNSKVVVLLGSHLGENMHNSQVQDYAEAVGRGAKFIVVDPRYSIAAGKAHAWLPIRPATDMALLLAWINVIIREGLYDKEYIGAYANGFDELAEAVMDCTPEWAEKETDIPAATIVETARLMGKNAPAVCIHPGRHATWYGDDVQRTRCLGILMALLGTWGKQGGTFFATTASLPKMESKPFPEPARATLNDGGYPFAGGEGITQAIRTSTINGKPYPIKGWFVSGTNLMKAIPNEKETLEAVKKLDLLVVVDVMPFDTAMLADVILPECTYLERHDALAVGKGKSLTVSLRQPVIEPMYESKPGWWIAKELAKRLGLDEYFPWTTYEEKIKAQCDHWGINFEELKKAGTIMIPDTAAPFITADNPPKFKTASGKIELSSNELKEKGFDPVPRYKQHPQPADGEFRLIYGRSPVHTFSRTTNNPELHELYPENEVWVNAPKAREMGLVNGTYVTLVNQDGVRSKPVKIKVTERIRKDCAYLVHGFNSSSPALKKAFGKGADDQGLITRYEVDPICGGTGMRVNFVRIEKEATHA; the protein is encoded by the coding sequence ATGGCAGCGACGCTGCCGGACAAGTTTCTGCTGTGGGCTGAAGAACAGGGGATGCTGAAGGCCACCTACGTTCCCACGTTCTGTGAGATCTGTTTCTGGAAATGCGGCGTCATGGCCAAGGTCATCAATGGCAGGGTCGTCAAGCTGGAGGGCAACCCGCGCCATCCCGGCGCGCGCGGCAAGCTCTGCGGCAGGGGAAACGGCGGCGCCGGACTCCTGTACGATCCCGACCGCCTCAAGACCCCGCTCATCAACACCGGGGCGCGTGGCGAGGGCAAGTTCAAGAAGGCGTCCTGGGATGAGGCGCTGAACCTCGTCGCGGAGAAACTGACCCGGATCAAGCAGCAGTACGGCCCGGAAGCGGTTGCCCTGTTTACCCACGGCACGCCGACCGACCACTTCCTGCCGCTCCTGTCGGCATTCGGGTCCCCCAATGTGGGAATGCCCTCCTTCGCCCAATGCCGCGGCCCCCGTGATGTCGGCCTGGAGCTGACCTTCGGGGAAAGCATCGGCTCTCCCGAACGCCTGGACATGGTCAACAGCAAGGTCGTGGTCCTGCTCGGCTCCCATCTCGGCGAAAACATGCACAACTCCCAGGTTCAGGACTATGCCGAGGCGGTGGGAAGGGGCGCCAAATTCATCGTGGTCGATCCGCGCTACTCCATTGCCGCCGGCAAGGCCCACGCCTGGCTGCCGATCCGTCCGGCAACGGACATGGCGCTTCTTTTGGCCTGGATCAACGTCATCATCCGTGAAGGGCTGTACGACAAGGAATACATCGGCGCCTATGCCAACGGCTTTGATGAGCTTGCGGAGGCGGTCATGGACTGCACCCCGGAGTGGGCGGAAAAGGAGACCGATATCCCCGCCGCCACGATTGTGGAAACCGCCCGGCTCATGGGGAAAAACGCCCCGGCGGTCTGCATCCACCCCGGCCGGCATGCCACCTGGTACGGGGACGATGTCCAGCGCACGCGCTGCCTGGGCATTCTCATGGCGCTCCTGGGGACCTGGGGGAAACAGGGGGGAACATTCTTCGCCACTACCGCCTCCCTCCCCAAGATGGAGTCGAAACCATTCCCGGAGCCGGCCAGGGCTACCCTGAACGACGGGGGCTACCCGTTTGCCGGGGGCGAGGGAATAACCCAGGCGATCCGCACCTCGACCATCAACGGAAAACCCTACCCGATCAAGGGATGGTTCGTGAGCGGCACAAACCTCATGAAGGCTATTCCGAACGAGAAAGAAACCCTGGAAGCCGTCAAAAAGCTCGACCTGCTGGTCGTGGTGGATGTCATGCCCTTTGACACGGCCATGCTGGCCGATGTGATCCTGCCGGAATGCACCTACCTGGAACGGCACGATGCCCTGGCTGTCGGCAAGGGCAAGTCGCTGACCGTCTCGCTGCGGCAACCGGTCATCGAGCCTATGTACGAATCGAAACCGGGATGGTGGATCGCCAAGGAACTGGCAAAGCGCCTGGGCCTCGACGAATACTTTCCCTGGACCACCTACGAGGAGAAGATCAAGGCCCAGTGCGACCATTGGGGGATCAACTTCGAAGAGTTGAAAAAGGCGGGGACCATCATGATTCCCGACACCGCCGCTCCCTTCATCACCGCCGACAATCCGCCCAAATTCAAGACCGCATCCGGCAAGATCGAACTCTCCAGCAACGAGCTCAAGGAAAAGGGGTTCGATCCCGTGCCGCGTTACAAACAGCATCCGCAGCCGGCTGACGGCGAGTTCCGGCTCATCTACGGCCGCAGCCCGGTCCACACCTTCAGCCGGACGACCAACAACCCGGAACTGCACGAGCTCTACCCGGAAAACGAGGTATGGGTCAATGCACCCAAGGCCCGCGAGATGGGCCTTGTCAACGGGACATACGTCACCCTGGTGAACCAGGACGGCGTAAGGAGCAAACCGGTCAAGATCAAGGTCACGGAGCGTATCCGCAAGGACTGCGCCTACCTGGTCCACGGGTTCAACTCCTCAAGCCCTGCCTTGAAAAAAGCCTTCGGCAAGGGAGCGGATGACCAGGGACTCATTACCCGTTATGAAGTTGACCCGATCTGCGGCGGGACCGGCATGCGGGTGAATTTCGTCCGGATCGAGAAGGAGGCCACCCATGCCTAA
- a CDS encoding methyl-accepting chemotaxis protein, protein MNLGIKAKLLCLLVIMSVLMVVIGGIGLAGFRENNLSLKNIYEDNMKGSSQLTRIDGLIRASRIQMLLALQHDPQNEFSALHDHPTGAHTELAQKNIDEISRTWSEFYAHQKSEETRQLADAFSKELTAYEKEGLEPAMKAVLANDFTEAYRITFDAINPSVKKANQAMDALMKHEVALAQTAHETAVAHMAWYRNIILVSIVIALICGGALGFLTIRSISASSAMLRDVASHLAGGNLSARAAILSRDELGEISQCFNQIADTFQALVEQVESSAHAVSDAAGSLRANAEQIASGSEHVAGQAVTVAAAGEEMAATSMGIAATCGKAAENANRACTTATNGTAIVQKTVDGMNRIAAKVQDTARAVENLGVRSDQIGNIIGTIEDIADQTNLLALNAAIEAARAGEQGRGFAVVADEVRALAERTTRATREIGEMIKAVQNETKGAVAAMEEGVLEVENGTEDAARSGGALTEILKQITEVTGQIDQIATAAEEQTATTNEISNNIQRITDVVKETADSSQTTAEAATRLLNLADELTAVVSRFRLAR, encoded by the coding sequence ATGAACCTCGGAATTAAAGCAAAACTGCTTTGTTTGTTGGTGATTATGTCGGTGCTGATGGTTGTTATCGGCGGTATCGGCCTTGCCGGTTTTCGGGAAAACAACCTTTCCCTGAAAAACATCTATGAGGACAACATGAAGGGGTCGAGCCAGCTTACCAGGATCGATGGCTTGATCAGAGCCAGCCGTATCCAGATGCTCCTTGCACTCCAGCACGATCCCCAAAACGAGTTCAGCGCGCTTCACGACCACCCTACCGGTGCCCACACCGAGTTGGCTCAAAAAAACATTGATGAAATCAGCCGGACGTGGTCCGAGTTCTACGCACATCAAAAATCGGAAGAGACCCGGCAGTTGGCCGATGCCTTTTCCAAGGAGTTGACAGCCTACGAGAAAGAGGGGCTGGAGCCCGCCATGAAAGCGGTCCTGGCGAATGACTTCACCGAGGCCTACCGCATTACCTTCGACGCCATAAACCCGTCCGTCAAGAAAGCCAACCAGGCCATGGACGCCTTGATGAAGCATGAGGTCGCCCTGGCCCAGACAGCCCATGAAACGGCTGTTGCGCATATGGCATGGTACCGGAACATCATCCTCGTATCCATCGTCATAGCGCTCATTTGCGGCGGAGCCCTCGGATTTTTGACGATCCGCTCCATCAGCGCGTCATCGGCCATGCTCAGGGATGTCGCCTCCCACCTGGCCGGCGGCAACCTGTCGGCGCGCGCCGCAATCCTGTCGCGCGACGAATTGGGCGAGATCAGCCAATGTTTCAACCAGATCGCCGACACCTTCCAGGCGTTGGTGGAACAGGTCGAATCAAGCGCTCACGCCGTATCGGACGCAGCAGGTTCCCTCAGGGCAAATGCCGAACAAATCGCCTCGGGCTCCGAACACGTCGCCGGTCAGGCGGTAACCGTTGCGGCCGCCGGCGAGGAGATGGCGGCCACGTCCATGGGAATAGCGGCGACATGCGGCAAGGCGGCGGAAAATGCCAACCGCGCCTGCACCACGGCTACAAACGGGACAGCCATCGTGCAAAAGACCGTCGACGGCATGAATCGCATAGCCGCCAAGGTTCAGGATACGGCGCGAGCCGTGGAGAATCTGGGGGTGCGTTCCGACCAGATCGGGAACATCATAGGAACCATCGAAGATATCGCAGACCAGACCAACCTGCTGGCGTTGAACGCAGCCATTGAAGCGGCCCGTGCCGGCGAGCAGGGGCGGGGATTTGCCGTTGTGGCCGACGAAGTCCGGGCGCTGGCCGAACGGACGACACGGGCGACCCGCGAGATCGGCGAGATGATCAAGGCCGTGCAAAACGAGACCAAGGGTGCTGTGGCTGCCATGGAAGAGGGGGTTTTGGAGGTCGAAAACGGCACCGAGGATGCCGCCCGCTCGGGAGGGGCTTTGACGGAGATACTCAAGCAGATTACCGAGGTCACCGGCCAGATCGACCAAATCGCCACCGCCGCCGAGGAACAGACGGCGACCACCAACGAAATCAGCAACAATATCCAACGCATAACCGATGTAGTCAAGGAAACGGCCGACAGTTCCCAGACAACAGCCGAGGCGGCCACGCGGTTACTGAACCTGGCCGATGAGCTTACGGCGGTGGTGAGCCGTTTCCGGCTGGCACGGTGA
- a CDS encoding LysR family transcriptional regulator, which translates to MKSEYLHTLVESIATGSFSKAAENLCVTQSAVSRRIKFIEDQYGFPLIDRSGPVLVPTEAGRIVLEKAEKMLSLEKELLHDLQGISSKPGIMFCCTPAFGVVYLTDILKDFMLSNPDTTQLRFFFDMPDKVVDGMREGLYQVGVIEHNENFDLTEFDTFEMPGDEVVFVSAPELGLADGDVSIDQLMHHDLYTRKEGCCSSKLLDYNMKKLGRDYGEFSRVLYYDDLHLIIDSVRTGGGIAFISRPVVQGLVKEGLLRQHRVPGFEHAYRRTLIVNRAVPAAESLLLDNFISSILAALDTSDTDLAASRATQFCTVYRPAA; encoded by the coding sequence ATGAAATCGGAGTATTTACATACACTTGTCGAATCTATAGCCACGGGCAGTTTCTCAAAGGCCGCGGAAAATCTTTGCGTCACCCAGTCCGCCGTCTCCCGGCGTATCAAATTCATCGAGGACCAGTACGGTTTTCCGCTGATCGACCGCAGCGGCCCCGTGCTGGTGCCCACCGAGGCGGGCCGGATCGTGCTTGAAAAGGCCGAGAAGATGCTCTCCCTGGAAAAGGAATTGCTTCACGACCTTCAGGGCATTTCCTCCAAGCCCGGCATCATGTTCTGCTGCACCCCGGCGTTCGGCGTTGTGTACCTCACCGATATCCTGAAGGACTTTATGCTGTCGAACCCCGACACGACGCAATTGAGGTTCTTTTTCGACATGCCGGACAAGGTTGTGGACGGCATGCGGGAAGGGCTGTACCAGGTAGGGGTCATCGAACATAACGAGAATTTCGACCTGACGGAATTTGACACCTTCGAGATGCCGGGGGATGAGGTGGTTTTTGTCAGTGCGCCCGAACTCGGGCTGGCGGATGGGGATGTGAGCATCGACCAGTTGATGCACCACGACCTGTACACCAGGAAAGAGGGCTGCTGCTCAAGCAAGCTGCTGGACTACAACATGAAAAAGCTTGGCAGGGATTATGGGGAGTTCAGCAGGGTGCTCTACTACGATGACCTGCACCTCATCATCGATTCGGTCCGCACGGGAGGAGGCATCGCCTTTATCTCGCGTCCGGTGGTGCAGGGACTGGTGAAGGAAGGTCTGCTCCGGCAGCACCGGGTTCCCGGATTCGAGCACGCTTACCGGCGCACGTTGATAGTCAACAGGGCGGTCCCCGCGGCCGAATCCCTCCTGCTTGACAACTTCATCTCCAGTATTCTCGCGGCTCTTGACACCAGCGATACGGATCTGGCCGCTTCCCGGGCCACGCAGTTCTGCACCGTTTATCGACCCGCCGCGTAG
- a CDS encoding 4Fe-4S dicluster domain-containing protein, protein MPKYAMVIDQRRCVACMACVVACKKENEVPPEQYRTRVVEKTEGEFPLLRMELRSELCNHCDNPPCVYNCPTGASYKRKEDGLVLLKKYRCVGCKSCLAACPYDARYINEEKGYADKCTFCEHRIKEGKEPACVATCIGRSRMFGDLDDPKSSVSIALRENHAEVLLQAAGTKPRVYYIKRFGKPE, encoded by the coding sequence ATGCCTAAATACGCCATGGTAATCGACCAGCGCCGCTGCGTGGCCTGTATGGCGTGCGTCGTCGCCTGCAAGAAGGAAAACGAGGTGCCGCCCGAACAGTACCGTACGCGGGTCGTCGAAAAAACCGAGGGTGAGTTTCCCCTGCTCCGCATGGAACTGCGTTCGGAACTCTGCAACCACTGCGACAACCCTCCCTGCGTCTACAACTGCCCCACCGGGGCATCCTACAAGCGCAAGGAAGACGGGCTCGTCCTGCTGAAGAAATATCGCTGCGTCGGATGCAAGTCGTGTCTGGCCGCATGCCCCTACGATGCCCGTTACATAAACGAAGAAAAGGGTTATGCCGACAAATGTACGTTCTGTGAGCACCGGATCAAGGAGGGCAAAGAACCGGCCTGTGTTGCAACCTGCATCGGGAGATCGAGGATGTTCGGCGACCTGGACGATCCCAAAAGTTCCGTCAGCATCGCGCTGCGGGAGAATCACGCCGAGGTCCTGCTGCAAGCGGCAGGCACCAAACCGCGGGTCTACTACATCAAACGGTTCGGGAAACCGGAATAG